The following are encoded together in the Chloroherpetonaceae bacterium genome:
- a CDS encoding universal stress protein yields MQQAVVRNILCPVDFSPQSQAVVEHATKVAEIFNSKITILNVVDDLAPEYAPYRKSSSDISMLRRTLEQDSQNRMKMHIQPRLRTAQSVAMLTAFGKPTEMITRIGKEQHAGLIMMATRSMGITNQFILGSTTYRIIRTAPCPLMVFSRPEQKFRPIRLLFPTDFSELSQQALPYLFKFAKEYDSDVHLVHFRQVQSTLTRDPKLEMDALKRTATLNGLKRLFVNDHIEGITPGGAILKYAKEHAIDLIILSAHGASGFKQFFLGTTAVEVSSRSECPVLVVRKIDWSL; encoded by the coding sequence ATGCAACAAGCGGTGGTTCGAAACATTCTCTGCCCAGTGGATTTTTCGCCGCAATCGCAAGCGGTTGTGGAGCATGCAACCAAAGTTGCAGAGATTTTTAATTCCAAAATCACGATCCTCAATGTGGTCGATGACCTTGCACCAGAGTATGCTCCCTATCGTAAATCCAGCAGCGACATCTCAATGCTCCGTCGCACCTTGGAGCAAGATTCGCAGAATCGAATGAAAATGCATATTCAGCCACGATTGCGCACAGCTCAATCGGTTGCGATGCTGACTGCATTCGGTAAGCCCACGGAGATGATTACGCGCATTGGTAAAGAGCAACATGCGGGTCTAATTATGATGGCGACGCGCAGTATGGGCATTACCAACCAGTTCATTTTAGGCAGCACAACTTACCGCATTATTCGCACTGCACCTTGTCCTCTAATGGTCTTTTCTCGCCCTGAGCAAAAGTTTCGTCCGATTCGGTTACTTTTCCCCACCGATTTTTCTGAGCTTTCACAACAAGCCCTGCCCTACCTCTTCAAGTTTGCCAAAGAGTATGATTCCGATGTGCATCTTGTGCACTTCCGCCAAGTGCAAAGCACCCTAACCCGTGACCCCAAGCTCGAGATGGATGCACTGAAACGCACCGCCACACTCAATGGACTTAAGCGACTTTTTGTGAATGACCACATTGAAGGTATTACGCCGGGCGGAGCAATTTTGAAGTATGCCAAAGAACATGCAATTGATCTCATCATTCTTTCGGCGCACGGCGCAAGCGGGTTCAAACAGTTTTTCTTAGGCACTACGGCAGTAGAAGTTTCCAGCCGCAGCGAATGCCCTGTACTGGTTGTGCGCAAAATTGACTGGTCGCTTTAA
- a CDS encoding amino acid permease yields the protein MLNHSLFRKKTIQQIRHDIENGFGDSEPAHSLVKALGVFDLTMLGIAAVVGAGVFSTIGNAAYSGGPAVSLLFVFTAIACGFSVLCYAEFASLIPVSGSAYTYAYAAFGELFAWVIGWGLIMEYVVGNIVVAISWSDYFTGLLAGYGIHIPDYLCMDYFTASEAAAKVEAELAKGVSIDALKNNLDFATALDGYTAWISAPQIGNFRLICDLPAFFINAIITAIVYIGIKESRTTTNIMVFLKVGIVLLVVVLGAFYVNPDNWRPFAPNGLSGVMQGVSAVFFAYIGFDAISTTAEECKDAQRDLPRGMIYSLLICTLLYIAVALVLTGMSNHKLLNVGDPLAFVFGPEGANLQWVSGLVAFSAVIAMASVMLVFQLGQPRIWMAMSRDGLLPKRFAKIHPRFKTPSFSTIVTGLLVGIPSLFANMTVVTDLTSIGTLFAFLLVSSGVMVLEKSEPLIQRKFKIPFVNGKYLVPLIVIAIWCSVAVFNWQGFQAFFTIGQTNESLWTEIGHRIPLTLYAIGTIILAYYCYMREFSLIPALAVLSVGYLMTELGTANWIRFALWVAFGLAIYFLYGYRRSHLRHTLQPAPTPTNSAT from the coding sequence ATGCTGAATCACTCGCTCTTTCGCAAAAAAACAATTCAACAGATTCGACACGACATAGAAAATGGCTTTGGAGATAGCGAGCCAGCACACTCACTTGTTAAAGCATTAGGGGTCTTTGACCTCACCATGTTAGGCATTGCTGCCGTCGTCGGTGCAGGGGTGTTTTCTACCATTGGCAATGCAGCGTATTCTGGTGGTCCCGCTGTTTCATTGCTCTTTGTCTTTACAGCTATTGCCTGCGGTTTTTCGGTGCTCTGCTATGCTGAGTTTGCCTCTCTCATTCCAGTTTCTGGCTCGGCTTACACATATGCATATGCTGCTTTTGGCGAACTCTTTGCGTGGGTAATTGGCTGGGGACTGATTATGGAATACGTTGTCGGCAACATCGTCGTCGCAATTTCGTGGAGCGACTACTTCACAGGCTTGCTGGCTGGCTACGGTATTCACATTCCTGATTACCTCTGTATGGATTACTTCACTGCCTCAGAAGCCGCTGCCAAAGTAGAAGCAGAGCTTGCGAAAGGTGTTTCAATAGACGCTCTGAAAAACAATCTAGACTTTGCTACCGCATTAGATGGCTACACGGCCTGGATAAGCGCCCCGCAGATTGGCAACTTCCGTTTGATATGTGACCTACCCGCCTTCTTTATCAACGCCATTATTACTGCTATTGTCTATATCGGCATTAAGGAATCACGCACTACAACGAACATTATGGTATTCCTGAAAGTGGGTATTGTGCTTTTGGTGGTAGTGCTGGGTGCTTTTTATGTCAATCCAGATAATTGGCGTCCTTTCGCTCCAAACGGTCTTTCAGGCGTGATGCAGGGTGTGTCTGCTGTGTTCTTTGCCTATATCGGCTTTGATGCGATTTCTACCACTGCAGAGGAATGCAAAGATGCTCAGCGAGATCTGCCACGTGGAATGATTTACTCGCTGCTTATTTGCACACTGCTCTACATTGCTGTTGCGCTTGTGCTCACAGGAATGAGCAATCACAAGCTGCTCAATGTGGGCGACCCCTTAGCTTTTGTTTTCGGTCCTGAAGGCGCCAACCTGCAGTGGGTTTCTGGTCTGGTTGCCTTCAGCGCCGTGATTGCAATGGCGTCTGTGATGCTGGTCTTTCAACTCGGGCAACCGCGCATTTGGATGGCGATGAGCCGTGATGGTCTTCTACCCAAGCGTTTTGCCAAAATTCATCCACGATTCAAAACCCCTTCATTTTCTACTATTGTTACAGGTCTCCTTGTTGGGATTCCTTCACTTTTTGCAAATATGACTGTCGTGACAGACCTCACCAGCATCGGCACCCTTTTTGCGTTTCTCTTGGTTTCAAGCGGCGTGATGGTGCTGGAAAAGTCAGAGCCACTTATCCAGCGCAAGTTCAAGATTCCATTTGTGAATGGCAAATACCTCGTGCCACTTATTGTCATCGCTATTTGGTGCTCGGTGGCAGTCTTTAATTGGCAAGGATTTCAGGCGTTCTTCACAATTGGGCAAACCAATGAATCGCTCTGGACAGAGATAGGACACCGCATACCGCTAACGCTCTACGCAATTGGCACCATTATTCTGGCTTACTACTGCTACATGCGAGAATTTTCCCTTATCCCCGCCCTTGCTGTGCTTTCGGTTGGCTATTTGATGACCGAATTGGGCACGGCCAACTGGATTCGCTTCGCACTTTGGGTTGCTTTCGGCCTTGCAATTTATTTCTTATACGGCTACCGCCGCAGTCACTTGCGTCATACTCTGCAGCCTGCTCCAACGCCTACGAACAGTGCCACCTGA